The proteins below are encoded in one region of Helianthus annuus cultivar XRQ/B chromosome 2, HanXRQr2.0-SUNRISE, whole genome shotgun sequence:
- the LOC110891195 gene encoding uncharacterized protein LOC110891195, with protein MILAQSDQVIHAQVVSKADNQSVFVSFVYAKNKYQERRTLWEDLCKHKGFCYNKPWVVMGDFNSALHLEDSLNGPSTPSIVMREFNDCVQYAELMDIKGHGLHYTWNQKPSNGGGNGVGLLKKIDRVMGNMKFLELFKDAYVLYHPFRISDHTPCILKISPPPKVRPKPFKFANFITSKPEFRLCVEKEWAKRVDGYNMFAVTQKLRNLKPDLRKILFNQGNLHDKVADLRKQLDNIQMRINDNPLDANLRNMEAQCLKEFQIAAYDEECFLKQKAKVEWLCAGDSNTKFFHNSVKCRNARNKIHTIKDVHGTRYDGEGIMDALVAHYANFLGTEDRVAPIDLDDICVNKLSSAGATNMVRQVTREEVKNAMFSIGVNYTRQV; from the coding sequence ATGATCTTGGCCCAATCGGACCAAGTCATCCATGCTCAAGTCGTCTCTAAAGCTGATAATCAGTCTGTGTTTGTTTCGTTTGTGTATGCTAAGAATAAATATCAGGAGAGAAGAACGTTGTGGGAGGATCTTTGTAAGCATAAGGGGTTTTGTTATAACAAGCCATGGGTCGTAATGGGCGATTTTAATTCCGCGTTACATCTAGAGGATTCATTGAATGGTCCCTCCACTCCATCAATTGTTATGAGAGAATTTAACGACTGTGTTCAATATGCGGAGTTAATGGATATTAAGGGTCACGGTTTACACTACACATGGAACCAGAAACCATCGAATGGTGGTGGGAATGGTGTTGGGCTGCTTAAAAAAATCGACCGTGTGATGGGTAATATGAAGTTCTTGGAATTATTTAAGGATGCATATGTCTTGTATCACCCGTTCCGGATTTCTGACCATACCCCATGCATTCTTAAGATATCTCCTCCACCCAAGGTTCGGCCGAAACCATTTAAGTTTGCTAATTTTATTACCTCCAAGCCGGAATTCAGGTTATGCGTTGAAAAGGAATGGGCTAAGCGGGTAGATGGTTACAATATGTTTGCGGTTACCCAGAAGCTTCGGAATCTGAAGCCGGATTTGCGCAAAATTTTATTCAATCAGGGGAATTTGCATGATAAAGTGGCTGATTTGAGGAAGCAGCTTGATAATATTCAGATGCGGATTAATGACAATCCGCTTGATGCCAATCTTCGTAACATGGAAGCTCAATGTCTTAAAGAGTTTCAGATTGCGGCATATGATGAAGAATGCTTTCTTAAGCAAAAAGCTAAGGTGGAGTGGCTTTGTGCGGGTGATTCGAACACTAAGTTTTTCCATAATAGTGTTAAATGCAGGAACGCTAGAAATAAGATTCACACTATTAAGGATGTTCATGGGACTCGGTATGATGGGGAAGGCATTATGGACGCTCTGGTCGCTCATTATGCTAACTTCTTAGGTACTGAGGATCGGGTTGCCCCTATTGACTTGGATGACATTTGTGTTAATAAGCTAAGTAGTGCAGGTGCAACCAATATGGTTCGGCAAGTTACTCGAGAGGAGGTAAAAAATGCTATGTTTAGTATTGGTGTGAACTATACTCGGCAGGTTTAA